From the genome of Hyphobacterium sp. CCMP332:
CGACGATCTGGTTGTGCGGCCCGGTACCGGCGGGCAGGTCCAGACGCCCGATCTCGCCGGTGGCCGGTTCCAGCCAGCCCAGATAATCGCCGCGCTGACCGACAAACCAGACGCGCTCGCCATCCGCCGTGAAGGGATCGCGCGGGCGGGTGTCTTCATAGGGCACCCACCATTCGTCGATCTGCACATCATCGCCGTCCATGGTCGCGGCATTGGTGTAATCCTGTGCCAGGGCCGGGCTGGCAGCGAGGGCGAAAATGGAGGTCAGAAATGGCACAGCTAGAAGCGCCAGAGACATATTCCGTGATCTTCGCCCGCAAATTGCTGCAGCCGAAAACACGCGATCCAAAACTGACATATATCCCCCAGCGTCGCTGCTATGGCGACTTATTATCATTTTGTTAATATTTGCATTTTTTATGCAATGACGCAAATGGCTTCCCCTACGGTGGTCTTCCCCTCGACAATGGCCGGGTCTTCGCAAGAGGCCTGCCAAGGCGGTAAAGATTTTCGACGGCGGATACAGGGCGCGCGCTCGGCCTCAAATACAATCCCGAAACGGGTGAGGGGAAAGACGGTCCGCGGTCTTCGACGTTGCGAAGTAGTCAGTTGAAACTGACTCCTCCCGACGCCACAGGCTTCGCAAGCGCGACTGCGCGCCCGCAGCTTTAGCGAGGAAAGTCCGAGCGGAGGCGAGAGAGGATAGAAAAGTTGGTTTGCCCGGCCGAAGCTCACGTCAGCGATCGAAAAATGGTGCGCCCACAAGGATTCGAACCTTGGACCCGCTGATTAAGAGTCAGCTGCTCTACCAACTGAGCTATAGGCGCACATAGCCATCTCAGGCGGGGGCTGGCCCCGCTGGAAGGCCGCGGAACATACGCCTGAATTTGACAAAATCAAGACGGTTTCCACGCCCGGCAAGGAAATCATAACCGCTCTGCGCTATCAGGGCAGGCTCGCAACCTGCCGGAAGGACTGGCGTCATGATTTTCGATCGCGCCCATCTCAATCAGTACACCGCCGGTGACGCCGCGCTGGAAGCCGAACTTGTCGGCCTGCTGCGCGATCAGGCGGAGCGCTGCCTGGGCGCGATGCAAGCGGCGACGGACATCAATGCCTGGCGGGCGGCCGCCCATACGCTGAAAGGCGCATCGCGCGGCGTCGGCGCGTTCGAACTGGGCGAGGCCTGTCAGCGGGCCGAAGACGCGCCGCAAGCCGCCTGGCCCATGGCGGTCATCGAAGTGCGCCGGGCCGCCGATGCGGCGTTCGCCGAAATCGACAGTGTTCTGGCGGCCTAGGCGCGCGTTTTGTCCCAGACGGTAAATTCGTACGCAATCGAGGCTTCCACCAGGGTTTCCCAGACGGGTTCGGCAATGGCGCGCGGCAGGCCGGCGGCATCAGCGGCCGCGCCCACCTTGGTCAGGACATCCTGTTTGCGTGCTTCATCGCGTACCGCGTCCCGGTCCGGCTTGATCCGGGCAGCGGCCTCCATATAGCCGGTGCGGATCGCGATCAGCCGCACCAGCTCGCGATCTATCGCATCCACGCCTTCGCGCACTTCCGGCATGGTCTGGCAGTCTTCGGGCGCGTTTGCGTTCGTCAGGGTCACAATCTTGTTGCTCGCATTTGGTGTCGTCTCCTTCTATGGCCAAGTCGCGCCAGCGCCAAGTCATTGGCCTGCGGCACGCAGCCGCGCTAGTCTGGCCGCCAGAGGTGAGGAGATTCGGGCATGTCGAACATTACGCTTTATGGTTCCTCCACCAGCGGCAATTGCCTGAAGACGCGCTGGATCGCGGACCTGATGGGCGTCGCCTATGACTGGCGCGAGATGGACGTTTTTGCGGGTGACACGCGCACTGAGGACTTCCTGGCGCTCAATCCGGCCGGACAGGTGCCCTGCATGGTGCGCGAGGACGGGCGCATACTGGCCCAGTCGAACGCCATCATGCTCTATCTGGCCGAAGGCTCGGCCCTCGTTCCCGACGATGCGTTTGACCGCGCCAAG
Proteins encoded in this window:
- a CDS encoding Hpt domain-containing protein, which produces MIFDRAHLNQYTAGDAALEAELVGLLRDQAERCLGAMQAATDINAWRAAAHTLKGASRGVGAFELGEACQRAEDAPQAAWPMAVIEVRRAADAAFAEIDSVLAA
- a CDS encoding chorismate mutase — translated: MPEVREGVDAIDRELVRLIAIRTGYMEAAARIKPDRDAVRDEARKQDVLTKVGAAADAAGLPRAIAEPVWETLVEASIAYEFTVWDKTRA